From Candidatus Binatia bacterium:
CGCGTGTGCATTCGGGCGGGGATGAGTTGACGCGTGCGGCGCTGTCGCGCGAACTGTGCGAGTGGACCGACTGGCGCGACCCGGCCGGACGTGTGCAGGAAATGAGCGCACGTGTGGCCCTGCAGCGACTGGAAAAGAGCGGGCAGATTGAGTTGCCGGTGGCGCGAGCGAGCGCGAGCGGTAATCGCGGATGCAGGCGTCGGCGAATTCGCGAGCATCGGCCGCGGGTGAGTTGCGAACTGGCCGAACTGGGAGTGATCCGCATCCTGGAGGTTTCGGCATCCAGGACCGCGGAGCTTTCCGCGCAATGGAACGAGTTGATCGAATGCCACCACTACATTGGCTACGTGCCGGCGGTGGGCCGGCAGAAGCGCTACCTGATGATGAGTGAGCGCTACGGAGTGGTGGCCGCCGCCTCTTTCAGCGCGGCGGCGTGGCGCTGTGGAGCGCGTGATGGCTGGATCGGCTGGAATGATAAGCAACGCGGCGAACATCTGCAGAAGGTCGTGTCGAACTCGCGCTTTCTGATCATGCCGTGGGTGGAGGTGAAGAACCTCGCCTCGCACCTGCTTGCACGTCTGGCCGCACGCATGGTCGAAGATTGGCGCAAAACCTATGGATACGAACCCCTACTTCTGGAGACGTTCGTGGACCCCAAGCGCTTTGCGGGCACCTGCTACCGCGCTGCGGGTTGGTTGCACGTGGGGCAGACGGCCGGCTCCTGTCGCAACGGGCACACGCCGGTCCCGATCAAGGATGTTTATCTCTACCCGTTGTGTCCCGAGACCCGCGCGCAACTGTGCGGCGGAGAACCGCCGGTGCAGCTTTGCCCGGCGGACTGGGCGGAGTTAGAGTTCGGGACGGCGAAACTGGGCGACCCGCGCCTGGTGCGTCGCCTGGTGGAGGTGGGGCGCGACTTCTATGGCCGACCGCAGGCGAATATTCCCGAGGCCTCGCAGAGTCGAGCGCGCGCCAAGGCCGCTTACCGGCTGCTCGATCAGCGCGGTGTCGGCATGAAGGATTTTCTCTCCGCGCATGTGCGCGCCACCGTCGAGCGGGCCCGGCAGGAGTCGGTGGTGCTCGCGGTACAGGACACCACCAGCCTCAACTACACCGGCATCAAAGATATCTGTCCGGGGCTCGGCTCGGTCGGCACCGATCACAGTGGGGCGATGGGATTGATCGTACACGACACGGTGGCCTTCACCCCCGCGGGGTTGCCGCTGGGGGTGCTCGACGCGCAGGTGTGGGCGCGCAAGAAGAAGCGCAACACCACCAAGCCGATCAAGCAGAAGGAAAGCCGCAAGTGGCTTGTGAGCTACGAACAGGCTTGCACGCTGCAGACCGAGTGCGGAAGGCGCACCACGGTGGTCAGCGTCGGCGATCGCGAGGCGGATCTGTACGAGTTGTTCTGCGAGGCACGCGATCGCAAGAACGGTGCACATCTTCTGGTGCGTGCCGCACAGAATCGCTGCGTACGCCAGGAGTGCGGCTATCTGTTCGACCACCTGCATGGGCTCGACGCCGCCGGTCAGTACGAACTGCCGCTGGAGGCCCGCTCCGGACGTAAGGCCCGTGTGGCGCAACTCTCGGTGCGCTTTGCGAAGGTTACCCTCGAAGCGCCCAAGGGAAAGAAGAACCTCGGTCCGCTGGAAATTGATGCAGTGCTGGCCCGCGAAGAAGATCCGCCACCACACGTAACGCCACTGGAGTGGTTGCTGCTGACCACACTGCCCGTCAACACTTTCGAGCAGGCTCAACAGCGACTGTCGTGGTACTCGGTGCGCTGGGCAATCGAAGTCTTTCACCGCACTCTCAAGAGCGGCTGCCGTATCGAAGACCGACAACTGGAGAATGCCCGCCGGCTCGAAAACTGTCTGGCCATCGACATGGTGGTGGCCTGGCGTATCCTCTACCTGCGACATCTCAGCCGCGTCGATCCCGAGGCTCCCTGCACCGTCTACTTCGCTCCGCACGAATACGAAGCGCTCTACGCCGTCACGCATCACGGCACGGCTCTCCCCAAGAAACCCATCACGATTCGTCAGGCAACCCATATGGTGGCCATGCTCGGCGGCTTCCTCGGCAGAAAGGGCGATGGCGAGCCCGGAACCGAAACACTCTGGCGCGGCCTGCAACGCCTCGATGCAATCTGCATCGGCTGGCTCGCCGCTCATCAAACCTTCCGCCGAGGGCCATGACCTGTGTCCACCTCATACTTGTGGGTAAGCGTCAGCCCTGAGGGAGAGGGCAGGGTGAGGGGGTGAAAAGCTCTTCAACCATTCGCCGTGACGGCCACCGTACGGGTCTGCGTAATCGGTCAGAGCTGGCCCATCGCAAACGACCGGAGCTTCACGCGCTTCGCCCGGCAGCGGGCTGGTCGTGGCAGCCGGAAAGCCGACGCCGTCGAAATCCACCGTGCACCGCGAAGGCGAAGTTGTCGAGCACCTCGGGATCCATCGGATCCCCGTTGAACGGGATGGTCAGGGATGGCAGGCCTTCACGCTCGGCGACGTGAAAGAACTGGGTCTCGGCCAGCTTGGTGGGCATGCACTCGAGCGGACCCACACTCACCACGCCATCGACCGCGCCTTTGCGCCACTCGTGGACGGCGACCCCGAGTGTGAGCACGGCTTCACCGTAAAGAGCGCTACGCAGATAGGGATTGGCGGCCTCCAGTGCCTGCTTGACCCTGGTTCGTGCGTGCCAGCCGAGCCGGCGGGCCAGTGCGTCGTAGGTGAGTTTCTGCGTGCGGTGGAGAACCGCCCTGCTCAAGCGGCCACCCAAGCTGCCATCCCTGCCGCAGTCGTACTTGCACCAATCGGCGTATTCCAGCCACTCGTTGAACGGCGCCAGGTACGCGCGGATGCCGTGCTTCTCCAGCTTGTCGATCAGGAAGTCGTTGGCGAAGGGATCGCAACGCACGTATATCTCGCCGACCACCGCCACGGTCGGAATCTCTTGGGACGTCTTCACGGCGGCAAACGCATTGGCGGCCCGCCGGAGAATGTCGGTCACACCGAAAAGCCGACCGGTCACGGCCTGGAACAGCGCGCCACGGACGGTTGGCTGCCGGCTCGCCTCAGCCCGAGTGCGCGCCACGAGCTCCGCAGCGTATTGGCGGTACACCGCTTCGGCGGCGCCAGGCGTGGCCTCCACCGGCCGGACGTCGTACAGCCCCTGAAGCAGAACGTCGGTCGCGCTCCAGCCTGCGGCACACAGTGCAAAGAGTCCCCCGGGCATACCCTCGCCGTAGGCGTTGTCCATCGGTGACCAGACGCGGACCCGGTCCGCCCACTGCACCCGCTCCAACACGATCTTATGCAATACGTTATAAATGCCAAAGCGGCACGGCCCGCTCGAACGCGGCATCAAGAAGGCAAACCGCGCACTGCTGTGCCGCTCGCGTTCCAGGCGCTGGAGTAGGCTGCCCACCGTGATGCACAGCGGCACGCACTCCTTGCCCGAGGTGTAGCGGCGGCCGATCCGCAGGCTCTCCCGATCCGGCATGGGCAGGCTCTCGGCCGGTATGCCGGCGCCATTCAACGCCGCAGCGAGCACGTCGGCCCCCGGCCCCATGCGCGGCAGGAGCACGACCTCACGTCGAGCCCGAATGTCGGCCGGACACGGCTGCGCCTGCTGGACGGCTCGGAAGTCGTTGAGGATTGCGTCACGCGGCTTGCCGCGCAGGTCCTCGTAAACACAGTGCAGAAACGCTTCCACGCGGGTCTTAGTGCCGGCGTCGCCGGAGTGACCATCCGTTTCGATGACCGCGAACGGACGGCCCTGCATGATGTAGCTGTAGAAGTGCAGGTTGAAGCTGTCCGGCCCGCAGGAGTAGTTGCTGCACCAGATGCTGTAGATGCCCTGATGGCGCCGGATCTGATGCGCGGCCCGCAGGCTGCGCTGGCCGTGGCCCCAGTACACGTCTTCGAAGACCGGCACTTCGCCGTCCACCGGGTAGCAGTCCACTGGAATCGGCATCGCACCCTGCTCGCGGATGATGGCCGGAACGTTGGAGTTGAGCACTTTGTTGTAGATCGTGTAGGGACGGCCCAGAACGACAATCGGCACGATGTCGTGTTCCCGGCAGAACGCCAGCGCCTGACGGCCCAACGCCAGGCACTCCGCATCGAAACGCCGCTGCACGTCGACGGCGTTCCGATAGGCCGTTTCCCAGCCGTTGCCGCCCAGCTGCAGAGCGTCGGACACGCGCTGGCAGCTTTCCATGAACTCGCGCGACTCGAGGTTACTTCTGCCGATGTCGATTACCGGCGAGATGACGTCCGAGGTGGTGGCCTTGCCGAGATCCCAGCGCAAAACGTCCGGACTCCCTTGCACGATGGGGCAAACCGTCGCGTGCGGCTCGCCCGCCGAGTGCTCAATGCCTCGCAACATCGGCAGGAACAGAAAGTCCGGTCGCTCGTCAGCCATGGCGCTGACCAGTCCGTGGAACTGCTGCATGGGCGCGCAAAACGGCACGTTGGCACCCTCGACGCCTCGCTTCAGGGCGGCCTGGTCGGCGCCACGGCGAACCAGCAGGTCAAAGCCAAGCTCGTAGAGGAACGTAACGAAGAACGGAAAGAGGCCTTTGAGCTGGAACTCGTCGGTGAGTGCGATGGTCGGACGGCCGCGCCGGATGGTGCTGCGCGCAACGATTTCTTCCACCGCCTCCTCCCGACTGCGGAAGGGATCGGGGGCCTGATCGGGCAGCTTCCGCTTGCCCGTCCCCTTGTCCCACAGCGAGCAGCCGCCCCCCCAGGTGAAGCGTTGCGTGCGCGTGTCGACGAGGGTCGTGATCCGGTCTATGCGGCAGCGGTTGCCGGCTCCGCCGCAACCCTGCGTCGACTTGCAGATGAAGGTGTCCTTGCAAGCGACCTGGGCATCGAGAAAGCGCCGCAGGTCAATGGGTTGGCGGCCATCCGCTGGGAAAGCCTTGCGCGCCAGCAGCGCGATGCCCAGCGCCCCTACCGTCCCGGGATTCGGCGGCACGATCACCGCACTCCCCGTCTGCCGCGCGACGGCGGCGGCGAGAGCGTCGGCTGCAAACGGCATCCCCTGGCAAAAGATGACTTCGCCGACCGAGCGGCTGCCTTTGACCCGGTTGAGGTAGTTCTGCACCACGGAATCGTAGAGGCCCGCAATGATCGCACGGTTCTCGACTCCAGCCGCGACCGCCCCATCGATGACTTCGGCCATGAATACGGAACAGTGCTGGCCCAGTGATACGCCGCGCTCGCTGGCGAGCGCCTCCTCCCCAAGCTTCGCCACCCCGTCGATGCCAGAGAACTTCCGTCCCTGTTCCTCAATGAAGGAGCCCGTGCCCGCGCTGCACGCCTCATTCATCGCTGCGTCGACCACTCGACCCTCGGCGAGCCGAATGTACTTCGCGTCCTGCCCGCCGATCTCGAAGATCGTGTCGACGCGCGAGTCGTAGTGCAACGCCCCCTCCGCGTGCGCGGCGATCTCGTTGAGCACGTAGACCGCATCGACCCCGTAGCAAGTGGCGAGGAGCGATCCGACGATCTCCCGACCGCTGCCGGTGGCGCCACAGGCCACGACCGGTACGCTTTTCGCCGGACCGTCGACGAAGCGCTGCATCAGCGCTTGCGCCGCGCCAACGGGGTTACCGTTGGTGTTGACGTATGCCTCCCACACTGCCTCTGCGGTCTCGGCGTCGAGCCCAACCATCTTGGAGCCAGTGGAGCCGATGTCGAAGCCCAGGATCAGCCTGCGGTCCTCACCGCCCGCAAGCGGTCGTTGTCGACGCGTCATGCGTTGGACGTGGAGTAGTGAGTCGGCCAGCGCGGGGACGATGTCGAACTCGGTGTGCTTGGGCGCCGCAAACAGCGCCTCGATGTCCGGCACCGGGAACACCTGCTCGGCAGCCACAATCGCGGAACCGAGCGCCTCCAGGAACAGCGCCTCGTCCTCGGTCGCCTCGAGCAGCTCCATCCCGCGCGCAGTCAGGAAGCGGGCGAAGTGCCTGCGGATGCGCACCGAGCGACTCACCCCGCCTATCAGCATCACCTTGGGCGGGCTCACCCGTGGCTTGATGAGGACCTGGACGTTCTCGCCGACTGCGTCGTACAGGCCTGCGAGGATTCGAGCGCGGTCCTCGCCCTTGTTGGCCAAGTGGGTCATGTCTGTTTTCAGGATGACAGGGCAGCGGCCGGAAAGCGGCGCCGGATCCTCGACCCGCTCACACAACGCGCTGGCCTCCTCGATGGGCAGGTCGAAGCGCTGGACGAGCTGCCGCAGGAAGTTGCCCGTGCCCTGGGAACAGCGCGAGTTCTCGCGGAAGATTTCGGCCCCGCTCGGTCGTAACTCGAGCACTGAGAAGCCGTGGCTGCCGATGGAAACGATGGTGGCCGAGTTGGCTTTACCGAGGAAGCGGAAACCGGCAGCCTGTGCCTGCTTCGTTGGCACACGGTCAAGCGTCAGCTGTCGACTGAATCGGCCGGTCGCTGCGGCGCCCGCGACCTCTTCCCAACGAACCTCGCTCAGCAGGGCACGCAGTGCTTTCGCCGGTTGCTTGCAGTGCTCTGCGAGCCAGCGGCCGGTCCAGAGCAACCTCCCGTCTTGGCGGGTCAACTCGACGATCTTGACGGTCTCGGCACCGACATCGATCCCCACGTAACACTGGCGCATGGCTGCTGCTCCATCTACCCGAAGAGAACGGCTCAGCTCGCTGACGAACTCACTCAAATGACCCGCCCTAGCCTAGCGGACTCGGCGCCCCAGGGCCACAACGCGCCAATGTACTGCCGGTCACTGCCTGCCAGTACGCCCCTCAAATGCCGTGCATAGCGCCGGGCTGTGGGCGACTCGTGCAGAAAATGATAGTTGGATCTCGTGAGAACGTATCTTGGACCATCTTGCTCTTGGAACAGGCGTGTCATGGAGCTTTTCTGATCTGGCGCGCTTGCTCCGCTTCATGCAAATCGAGTCCGCACAACCACGCACCGCCTGGAGTCGCTGGACGTGGCCCGCCGCCGCCGCGGGAGCGCTCTACTGGTATGTGGCCACTCATAATTGAGTACATCCCTTCGCGAGCATGCAGACGCACGCTCCACGCCCCTTGGAGAGAATCAGGGTGAGGGCAGTTGGAGACAACGACGCACCATTCACGCTAAGGAGCAACTCACGATGTCGGTAATCTACTCAGACACCTGGTATGAAGACATGAAGAAGCTGATCAACGGTTCGGACAAGCTCGGCAAGATGGCGCCGAGCACCCGGATCGTGTTCACCCTGGAGGTCATGGGCGATGGCGCCTCACCCTATGTGCCGAAGGAGGACGGACTGTACTTCCTGCTCACGATCGAAAGCGGGAAAGTGATGGAGTTCCGGCCGCTGTCCCAGCGCCACGACGGCAAAGGCCTCAACTTCCGCTTCACCGCGCCCGCGGCGATCTGGGAAGGCGTGGCCGCCGGTCAGAAGGATCCGATCACATCCGGCCTGCGTGGCGAGATCAAAGTCCGCGGCGACATGCGTTTCCTGATGGAGAACGCCGACGCCGTCAAACTCGCCATCGACCTCTACGCCAATCAGGTCAGCACCGAGTGGCCGCTGGGGCGGCCACCCTACGCCGGGTGACGGTTTTCCGCGCGTAGGGGCTCACCCATGGCACGCCCGACTCGAGGCAGGTTTTACGGGTGGCGGATCGTTGGCGGCTCGTTCGTCATCTTGCTCGTCACCGTCGGCATCGGTCTCTACGTACCGCCGGTCTTTCTCATCCCGCTGCAGCAACATTTTGGCTGGAGCCGGGCCGCGATCGCCACGGGAAGCGCGATGGCGGCGATTATGAGTGGGGTGGTCTCGCCGCTCGTCGGCATATGGATCGACAAGTACGGGTCGCGCAAGGTGATGACCGCGGGCGCGCTGCTCATGGGCGGTGCCTTTGCGCTGTTGAGCCTCATGCGTTCGCTCTGGCAGCTGTATGCCTTCAACATGCTGGCGGCCATCGGCATCACGTGTGTCGCCTGGATCCCGAACCAGACGCTGATCTCCAACTGGTTCGAGCGCCAGCGCGGTCTGGCGATGGGCATTGCCATGACGGGGGTCGGTTTCGGCGGGCTGATCATGGCGCCCTGTGCCGCGCTGTTGATTGCGCAGCTCGGCTGGCGTCTGGCCTTCGCGGTGTTGTCGGTGTTCATCCTCGTGGTGGTCGTGACCACGGTGCTCGCCACCGTGCGCAGCCGGCCGGGAGACATGGGCTTGCTCCCCGACGGTGAGGCCACCAGCGCGGCGCCTGCCGCCGCCGGCGCCGGCCGGGAGATCGCCGCCGGGTTCGAGCTGGCGCAGGCGGTGAAGACCAAGGCCTTCTGGATACTTTCGGTCGGCCACTTCCTCGGGGTCTTCGCCTCGTTCTCGATCGTCGGGCACCTGGTGGCGTTCCTGCGCGACGTCGGGTTCGACAGCCGTGTCGCGGCCGTCGCATTGGGTTTAGCGGTAGGCGTGAGCGTTGTCGGGAGGGTGCTCGTCGGTTTTCTTGCCGATCGTTCCAGCAAGCGCAACATGGCGAGCGCGGCGTTTGCGTTGTACGCGGTCGCCGCCCTGCTGCTCTTGAGCATCCAGTCGGCCGGCGCGCTGCCGGCGTTCGTCATCACCTTCGGCCTGGCGCTCGGCGGCGCCGCGGTGATGGTACCGCTGCTGGTGGGCGAATGCTTCGGTCTGCTCGCGTTCGGCAAGATCCTCGGCGTGATCATGATCTCGGCGACACTCGGAGGAGCGGCCGGCCCGGTGATCACCGGTCGTATTTACGATGTCACTGGGAGCTACAACCTGGCGTTCATGCTTCACGCCGCCGTGTTTCTCGCCGCGGCGCTGGCGTTCCATCTCCTGCCGCGGCCGGAGATTCCAGAGCCGGTGATGAAATCCGCGCGGTAGAGCGCTGCTCGACCCCTGAAGAATGACAGCACTCGCTCGCTCAATCGACCTCGAGCGTGGGAGCCGTCCGTTCGCCGTCATCGTCATGGGCACGGAGGCCGGAATATGATACGCGGATGTCGTGCGACGGTGATCTTGCCCGTGCAGCGTATCAACGTGGCTGCGAACGTCTGGTTGTTCGTGAGCGAGGGGCCGCAATGAAGAAGATCTATCTGACCAAGTACGCCCAGAGCCGGTTCGGCAATCTCGGCAACTATCCGATCGAGGCCATGATCCAGGACGCGGGCTCGCAGGCGCTCCAGGACATCGACCGCGGCGCGGTCGAACACATCGCCACCGCCGGCATCCTCACCCCGACGCTCAACAATCAGATACTCATCGGCGGTCTGGTGGCCATGGATCCTGCGTACACCAACAAGAGCATCAAGAGTGTGGCCAATGCCTGCGACTCGGGAGGCCTGGCCGTGCTCGACTGCGCCACCGCGATTCTGGCGGGCCAGGCGCACATCGCACTGGCCATCGGCATCGAGAAGATGCATCCCCTCGAAGGCAAGCTGGACTCCAAAGTCGTCGGCGCCGCGCTCGGGGCTGCCGCGCACAGGGAGGATTTGTTCCCGCCCCTCACCTTCCCGCACTCCTTTGCCGTGATCATGGACCGGTACATGAAAGCCTACGGATACAGCGAAGAGGACTTCGCCTGTATCCCGCCGCTGT
This genomic window contains:
- a CDS encoding IS4 family transposase — encoded protein: MAGAVLVCGREFTPKLLARIRARVHSGGDELTRAALSRELCEWTDWRDPAGRVQEMSARVALQRLEKSGQIELPVARASASGNRGCRRRRIREHRPRVSCELAELGVIRILEVSASRTAELSAQWNELIECHHYIGYVPAVGRQKRYLMMSERYGVVAAASFSAAAWRCGARDGWIGWNDKQRGEHLQKVVSNSRFLIMPWVEVKNLASHLLARLAARMVEDWRKTYGYEPLLLETFVDPKRFAGTCYRAAGWLHVGQTAGSCRNGHTPVPIKDVYLYPLCPETRAQLCGGEPPVQLCPADWAELEFGTAKLGDPRLVRRLVEVGRDFYGRPQANIPEASQSRARAKAAYRLLDQRGVGMKDFLSAHVRATVERARQESVVLAVQDTTSLNYTGIKDICPGLGSVGTDHSGAMGLIVHDTVAFTPAGLPLGVLDAQVWARKKKRNTTKPIKQKESRKWLVSYEQACTLQTECGRRTTVVSVGDREADLYELFCEARDRKNGAHLLVRAAQNRCVRQECGYLFDHLHGLDAAGQYELPLEARSGRKARVAQLSVRFAKVTLEAPKGKKNLGPLEIDAVLAREEDPPPHVTPLEWLLLTTLPVNTFEQAQQRLSWYSVRWAIEVFHRTLKSGCRIEDRQLENARRLENCLAIDMVVAWRILYLRHLSRVDPEAPCTVYFAPHEYEALYAVTHHGTALPKKPITIRQATHMVAMLGGFLGRKGDGEPGTETLWRGLQRLDAICIGWLAAHQTFRRGP
- a CDS encoding MFS transporter codes for the protein MARPTRGRFYGWRIVGGSFVILLVTVGIGLYVPPVFLIPLQQHFGWSRAAIATGSAMAAIMSGVVSPLVGIWIDKYGSRKVMTAGALLMGGAFALLSLMRSLWQLYAFNMLAAIGITCVAWIPNQTLISNWFERQRGLAMGIAMTGVGFGGLIMAPCAALLIAQLGWRLAFAVLSVFILVVVVTTVLATVRSRPGDMGLLPDGEATSAAPAAAGAGREIAAGFELAQAVKTKAFWILSVGHFLGVFASFSIVGHLVAFLRDVGFDSRVAAVALGLAVGVSVVGRVLVGFLADRSSKRNMASAAFALYAVAALLLLSIQSAGALPAFVITFGLALGGAAVMVPLLVGECFGLLAFGKILGVIMISATLGGAAGPVITGRIYDVTGSYNLAFMLHAAVFLAAALAFHLLPRPEIPEPVMKSAR
- a CDS encoding SCP2 sterol-binding domain-containing protein translates to MSVIYSDTWYEDMKKLINGSDKLGKMAPSTRIVFTLEVMGDGASPYVPKEDGLYFLLTIESGKVMEFRPLSQRHDGKGLNFRFTAPAAIWEGVAAGQKDPITSGLRGEIKVRGDMRFLMENADAVKLAIDLYANQVSTEWPLGRPPYAG
- a CDS encoding acyl-CoA dehydratase activase-related protein; protein product: MRQCYVGIDVGAETVKIVELTRQDGRLLWTGRWLAEHCKQPAKALRALLSEVRWEEVAGAAATGRFSRQLTLDRVPTKQAQAAGFRFLGKANSATIVSIGSHGFSVLELRPSGAEIFRENSRCSQGTGNFLRQLVQRFDLPIEEASALCERVEDPAPLSGRCPVILKTDMTHLANKGEDRARILAGLYDAVGENVQVLIKPRVSPPKVMLIGGVSRSVRIRRHFARFLTARGMELLEATEDEALFLEALGSAIVAAEQVFPVPDIEALFAAPKHTEFDIVPALADSLLHVQRMTRRQRPLAGGEDRRLILGFDIGSTGSKMVGLDAETAEAVWEAYVNTNGNPVGAAQALMQRFVDGPAKSVPVVACGATGSGREIVGSLLATCYGVDAVYVLNEIAAHAEGALHYDSRVDTIFEIGGQDAKYIRLAEGRVVDAAMNEACSAGTGSFIEEQGRKFSGIDGVAKLGEEALASERGVSLGQHCSVFMAEVIDGAVAAGVENRAIIAGLYDSVVQNYLNRVKGSRSVGEVIFCQGMPFAADALAAAVARQTGSAVIVPPNPGTVGALGIALLARKAFPADGRQPIDLRRFLDAQVACKDTFICKSTQGCGGAGNRCRIDRITTLVDTRTQRFTWGGGCSLWDKGTGKRKLPDQAPDPFRSREEAVEEIVARSTIRRGRPTIALTDEFQLKGLFPFFVTFLYELGFDLLVRRGADQAALKRGVEGANVPFCAPMQQFHGLVSAMADERPDFLFLPMLRGIEHSAGEPHATVCPIVQGSPDVLRWDLGKATTSDVISPVIDIGRSNLESREFMESCQRVSDALQLGGNGWETAYRNAVDVQRRFDAECLALGRQALAFCREHDIVPIVVLGRPYTIYNKVLNSNVPAIIREQGAMPIPVDCYPVDGEVPVFEDVYWGHGQRSLRAAHQIRRHQGIYSIWCSNYSCGPDSFNLHFYSYIMQGRPFAVIETDGHSGDAGTKTRVEAFLHCVYEDLRGKPRDAILNDFRAVQQAQPCPADIRARREVVLLPRMGPGADVLAAALNGAGIPAESLPMPDRESLRIGRRYTSGKECVPLCITVGSLLQRLERERHSSARFAFLMPRSSGPCRFGIYNVLHKIVLERVQWADRVRVWSPMDNAYGEGMPGGLFALCAAGWSATDVLLQGLYDVRPVEATPGAAEAVYRQYAAELVARTRAEASRQPTVRGALFQAVTGRLFGVTDILRRAANAFAAVKTSQEIPTVAVVGEIYVRCDPFANDFLIDKLEKHGIRAYLAPFNEWLEYADWCKYDCGRDGSLGGRLSRAVLHRTQKLTYDALARRLGWHARTRVKQALEAANPYLRSALYGEAVLTLGVAVHEWRKGAVDGVVSVGPLECMPTKLAETQFFHVAEREGLPSLTIPFNGDPMDPEVLDNFAFAVHGGFRRRRLSGCHDQPAAGRSA